A portion of the Chloroflexota bacterium genome contains these proteins:
- the tig gene encoding trigger factor, whose protein sequence is MKVSTEPMPDSQLLLQVETEAQEMEKPLEAAYRRLARRVSFPGFRPGKAPRSLVERRLGREALVDEALGETVAWAYEQALKEKDIQPVANPQIEVLKKDPLSFKAVVSLPPKVELGDYLALSLPLEVPPVGEDEVEKALEGLREQKSPWVPVERPVALGDLVAVGVVGKLAAKVVVNEKALEMTVDPAGNFPLPGFAENLLGAGKGEEREFSLPISADHPNPRLRGREVLFRVKVLEVKERQLLPLEELVKEAGFPDLASLKGSLSSGLKAGAEAQAREKLEEKATEALVAGAQVEYPPALVEQQVDRLLQRQGVREAPEKAREELRPVAARQVVRSLVLSRLSEVEKIEVSEEEVEAEAERAAEGRAELKRLFASLGPRQALKEALAMRKTRERLVAIATGEKEAK, encoded by the coding sequence ATGAAGGTCTCAACAGAGCCCATGCCCGATAGCCAGCTCCTGCTCCAGGTGGAGACGGAGGCCCAGGAGATGGAGAAGCCCCTGGAGGCGGCCTACCGCCGCCTGGCCCGGCGTGTTTCTTTCCCCGGCTTCCGCCCGGGCAAGGCCCCCCGCTCGCTGGTGGAACGCCGGCTGGGGAGGGAGGCCCTGGTGGATGAGGCCCTGGGGGAGACGGTGGCCTGGGCCTATGAGCAGGCCCTGAAAGAAAAGGACATCCAGCCTGTGGCCAACCCCCAGATTGAAGTCCTCAAAAAGGACCCCCTGTCCTTCAAGGCGGTTGTCTCCCTCCCCCCAAAGGTGGAGCTGGGGGACTACCTGGCCCTCAGCCTCCCTCTGGAGGTGCCCCCGGTGGGGGAGGATGAGGTGGAAAAGGCCCTGGAGGGGTTGCGGGAGCAGAAGTCGCCCTGGGTGCCGGTTGAGAGGCCGGTAGCCCTGGGGGACCTGGTGGCGGTGGGGGTGGTGGGCAAGCTGGCGGCCAAGGTCGTGGTCAACGAGAAGGCCCTGGAGATGACGGTGGACCCGGCCGGTAATTTCCCCCTGCCTGGTTTTGCCGAAAACCTCCTGGGGGCGGGGAAGGGGGAGGAGAGGGAGTTTTCCCTCCCCATCTCCGCCGACCATCCCAATCCCAGGCTCCGCGGGCGGGAGGTCCTGTTCCGGGTGAAGGTCCTGGAGGTGAAGGAAAGACAGCTCCTTCCCCTGGAGGAGCTGGTCAAGGAGGCCGGCTTCCCTGACCTGGCCTCTCTGAAAGGGAGCCTGTCCTCGGGCCTTAAGGCCGGGGCGGAGGCCCAGGCCAGGGAGAAGCTGGAGGAGAAGGCCACCGAGGCCCTGGTGGCGGGGGCCCAGGTGGAGTACCCCCCCGCCCTGGTGGAGCAACAGGTGGACCGGCTTCTCCAGCGGCAGGGGGTCAGGGAGGCCCCGGAAAAGGCCCGGGAGGAGTTAAGACCCGTCGCCGCCCGCCAGGTGGTGAGGAGCCTGGTGCTGAGTAGGCTCTCCGAGGTGGAGAAGATAGAGGTCTCGGAGGAGGAGGTGGAGGCCGAGGCAGAGAGGGCCGCCGAGGGGAGGGCGGAGCTGAAACGCCTTTTTGCCTCCCTCGGCCCCCGGCAGGCGTTGAAGGAGGCCCTGGCCATGAGGAAAACCCGGGAGAGGCTGGTAGCTATTGCTACCGGGGAAAAGGAGGCGAAATGA
- a CDS encoding GNAT family N-acetyltransferase, giving the protein MLKGKRVHLRPKSLGDALQDYTWNRDRELARLDGSLPPSIAFKDYVEAYALELKSPLPRRERFAIETLEGVHIGNCMYYDLNREKGEAEVGILIGDRRYWDQGYGTEAMDLLLDLLFNSTSVNKVRLHTLGWNYRAQRAFKKCGFNPARAPRQGQPFLLMALSREDWEKNCRTV; this is encoded by the coding sequence GTGCTGAAGGGGAAAAGGGTCCACCTTCGACCTAAGAGCCTGGGGGACGCCCTCCAGGACTACACCTGGAACCGGGACCGGGAGCTGGCCCGCCTGGACGGAAGCCTGCCTCCTTCCATCGCTTTCAAGGATTACGTGGAAGCCTATGCCTTGGAGCTGAAGAGCCCCCTCCCCCGTAGGGAGCGTTTCGCCATTGAGACCCTGGAGGGGGTCCATATCGGCAACTGCATGTACTATGACCTGAACAGGGAAAAGGGGGAGGCGGAGGTGGGTATCCTCATCGGTGACAGAAGATATTGGGACCAGGGCTATGGCACCGAGGCCATGGACCTGCTCCTGGACCTCCTCTTCAACAGCACCTCGGTGAACAAGGTCCGCCTGCATACCCTGGGGTGGAACTATCGGGCCCAGCGGGCCTTTAAAAAGTGTGGTTTCAACCCTGCAAGGGCCCCACGTCAGGGTCAGCCCTTCCTCCTGATGGCTCTCTCCCGGGAGGACTGGGAGAAGAACTGCAGGACGGTCTAG
- the aspS gene encoding aspartate--tRNA ligase codes for MLKSHSCGEISSRHIGQEVILAGWVHRRRDHGGLIFLDLRDREGLVQVVVNPQVAPQGYEEAREVRGEYVLQVKGRVERRPPGTENPRIPSGQVEVIAGEVRVLNTSKASPFPITEDKGVDELVRLKYRYLDIRRPPMRDNLILRHQVVAFMREFLNARGFVDVETPILTKSTPEGSRDYLVPSRIHPGKFYALPQSPQQMKQLLMVAGMEKYYQIARCFRDEDARADRQPEFTQLDLEMSFVEEEDILVLVEELLTSLVEKIRPEMKVIKPFPRLTYQEAMDRFGADKPDLRFGLELGDISDIAADTAFDLFRRALGEGGRVRGLASPGCAGYSKKEMEELVKIAQGCGAKGLTTIPLNPDLTSDPARSLAARYLEPHQVAAMARRLGGKGGDLLLIAAGNPFTVNRVLSELRKEMGKRLAPAGPRNLAFVFITGYPLLEWNEEEKRWQPAHHPFTAPYEEDIPILETAPEKVRARHYDLVCNGWELSSGSIRIHNRQLQERVFRVLGYKDEEIEERFGHLLEALEFGAPPHGGIAPGIDRLVMLLAGEENIREVIAFPKTKSAEDPLFNAPSPVSPEQLQELHLRIEEGKG; via the coding sequence ATGCTGAAGAGCCATAGCTGCGGTGAGATTTCCTCCCGGCACATCGGCCAGGAGGTCATCCTGGCCGGCTGGGTCCACCGCCGTCGGGACCACGGCGGGCTCATCTTCCTGGACCTGAGGGACAGGGAGGGGCTGGTGCAGGTGGTGGTGAACCCCCAGGTAGCCCCCCAGGGCTATGAGGAGGCCCGGGAGGTGAGGGGGGAGTATGTCCTCCAGGTAAAGGGGAGGGTGGAGCGCCGCCCCCCCGGCACGGAAAACCCCCGCATCCCCTCCGGCCAGGTGGAGGTTATCGCCGGGGAAGTCAGGGTCCTCAACACCTCAAAGGCCTCCCCATTCCCCATCACTGAGGATAAGGGGGTGGACGAGCTGGTCCGCCTGAAGTACCGCTACCTGGACATAAGGCGGCCTCCGATGCGGGACAACCTCATCCTCCGCCATCAGGTGGTGGCCTTTATGAGGGAGTTCCTCAATGCCCGTGGCTTTGTGGACGTGGAGACCCCCATTCTCACCAAGAGCACGCCGGAGGGGTCGCGGGACTATCTGGTCCCCAGCCGCATTCATCCCGGCAAGTTCTATGCCCTCCCGCAGTCCCCTCAGCAGATGAAGCAGCTCCTGATGGTGGCGGGGATGGAGAAATACTACCAGATTGCCCGCTGCTTCCGTGACGAGGACGCCAGGGCGGACCGCCAGCCGGAGTTCACCCAGTTGGACCTGGAGATGAGCTTCGTGGAGGAGGAGGACATCCTCGTCCTGGTGGAGGAACTCCTGACCTCTCTCGTGGAGAAGATAAGGCCGGAGATGAAGGTCATCAAGCCCTTCCCCCGGCTCACCTACCAGGAGGCCATGGACAGGTTTGGCGCCGATAAGCCCGACCTGCGGTTCGGCCTGGAGCTTGGCGACATCTCAGATATAGCCGCCGACACCGCTTTTGACCTCTTCCGCCGGGCCCTGGGGGAGGGGGGCAGGGTGCGGGGCCTGGCTTCCCCCGGCTGCGCTGGCTATTCCAAGAAGGAGATGGAGGAGCTGGTGAAGATTGCCCAGGGCTGTGGGGCTAAAGGCCTCACCACCATTCCCCTCAACCCCGACCTCACCTCCGACCCCGCCCGCTCCCTGGCCGCCCGCTACCTGGAACCCCACCAGGTGGCAGCCATGGCCCGGAGGCTTGGGGGGAAGGGGGGAGACCTCCTCCTTATTGCCGCCGGCAACCCCTTCACCGTGAACCGGGTCCTGAGCGAGCTGCGGAAGGAGATGGGGAAAAGGCTGGCCCCGGCCGGCCCACGGAACCTGGCCTTTGTGTTTATCACCGGCTACCCCCTCCTGGAGTGGAACGAGGAGGAGAAGCGCTGGCAGCCCGCCCACCACCCCTTCACCGCCCCCTACGAGGAGGACATCCCCATCCTGGAGACAGCCCCCGAGAAGGTCCGGGCCCGCCACTACGACCTGGTGTGCAATGGCTGGGAGCTTTCCTCCGGCAGCATCCGCATCCACAACCGCCAGCTCCAGGAGAGGGTCTTCCGCGTCCTGGGATATAAGGATGAGGAGATAGAGGAACGCTTTGGCCATCTCCTGGAGGCGCTGGAGTTTGGGGCCCCGCCCCACGGGGGCATCGCCCCCGGCATCGACCGCCTGGTCATGCTCCTGGCGGGGGAGGAGAACATCCGGGAGGTTATCGCCTTTCCCAAGACCAAGAGTGCTGAGGACCCCCTGTTCAACGCCCCTTCTCCTGTCTCACCGGAACAGCTCCAGGAGCTCCACCTTAGAATTGAGGAGGGAAAGGGATGA
- a CDS encoding ATP-dependent Clp protease proteolytic subunit translates to MKEYPQNIIPMVSESGARGERYYDIYSLLLKERIVFLGLPINDQIANLIVAQLLYLDREDPDKDISMYIHCPGGIISSGLAIYDTMQLVRPHVSTICVGLAASMGTVLLAAGAKGKRYALPNSTVHMHQAFGGVQGQAADIAIAAKEILRIQDRIRDILTKHTGQPLEKIARDTDRDFYLSAEQAVEYGLVDEILQRPPKG, encoded by the coding sequence ATGAAGGAATATCCACAGAACATCATCCCCATGGTCTCTGAATCAGGTGCCCGTGGGGAGAGATACTATGACATCTACTCCCTGCTTCTAAAGGAGCGGATTGTTTTTCTGGGCCTGCCCATCAACGACCAGATAGCTAATCTGATTGTTGCCCAGCTCCTCTATCTGGACAGGGAGGACCCGGATAAGGATATCAGCATGTATATCCACTGCCCCGGGGGCATCATCAGCTCCGGGCTGGCCATCTACGACACCATGCAACTTGTCCGGCCCCATGTTTCTACTATCTGTGTGGGCCTGGCGGCCAGCATGGGGACGGTGCTCCTGGCGGCGGGGGCCAAGGGGAAGCGCTATGCCCTGCCCAACTCCACCGTCCATATGCACCAGGCTTTTGGCGGGGTCCAGGGGCAGGCGGCGGATATCGCCATCGCCGCCAAGGAGATCCTCCGCATCCAGGACAGGATAAGGGATATCCTGACCAAGCATACCGGCCAGCCCCTGGAGAAGATAGCCCGCGATACCGACCGGGACTTTTACCTCAGCGCTGAGCAGGCCGTGGAATATGGCCTTGTGGACGAGATACTGCAAAGGCCCCCTAAAGGGTAA